In the Flavobacterium acetivorans genome, one interval contains:
- a CDS encoding CinA family nicotinamide mononucleotide deamidase-related protein, protein MKATIVTIGDEILIGQIVDTNSAFIAKSLDGIGIEIDEMISISDDKQSILEAFLYLQNKVDLVIITGGLGPTKDDITKKTFCDYFEDELIVDQGVLAHVTQLIEGFYKRPITQINKDQALVPSKCTVLHNQVGTAPGMWMKKENTVFISLPGVPYEMKYLVESEIVPRVVKEYKRPFIIHKTILTYGQGESLVAERIEDWENNLPNFIKLAYLPSPGRVRLRLSARGDNKQQLVEAIDEKVRSLDANIHDIIVGFEEDETIEAVVGELLKKHKMTVSTAESCTGGTIASVLSAVPGASNYFKGSVVSYATEAKMDVLGIPESLIKEFSVVSAEVVSAMAVSVKNLMKTDFAIATTGNAGPTKGDGNAEIGTVFIALATPNEVIVEEYNFGQPREKVIDRAVIKSLELLRKEFLKNVY, encoded by the coding sequence ATGAAAGCAACCATAGTTACTATTGGCGATGAAATTTTAATAGGGCAAATTGTAGATACAAATTCTGCTTTTATAGCTAAATCATTAGATGGTATAGGGATAGAGATCGATGAGATGATTTCGATTAGTGATGATAAGCAAAGTATATTAGAGGCTTTCTTGTATTTGCAAAATAAAGTAGATTTGGTTATTATAACTGGAGGTTTAGGTCCTACTAAAGATGATATTACTAAGAAAACGTTTTGTGATTATTTTGAAGATGAATTAATTGTGGATCAAGGAGTTTTGGCTCATGTTACGCAGCTTATTGAGGGTTTTTATAAGCGTCCGATTACGCAAATCAATAAAGATCAAGCTTTGGTTCCGTCAAAATGTACGGTGCTTCATAATCAGGTGGGTACAGCGCCGGGCATGTGGATGAAGAAAGAAAATACAGTTTTTATTTCGCTTCCGGGGGTTCCTTATGAAATGAAATACTTGGTTGAAAGTGAAATTGTGCCAAGAGTAGTAAAAGAATACAAGCGTCCGTTTATTATCCATAAAACGATTCTTACTTATGGTCAAGGCGAAAGTCTGGTAGCGGAACGTATTGAGGATTGGGAAAATAATCTTCCTAATTTTATAAAATTGGCTTATTTGCCAAGTCCGGGAAGAGTTCGTTTGCGGCTTTCTGCCCGTGGAGATAATAAGCAACAATTGGTAGAGGCAATAGATGAAAAGGTGCGTTCGTTGGACGCGAATATCCATGATATCATTGTTGGTTTTGAAGAAGACGAAACGATTGAGGCTGTGGTTGGGGAATTGTTGAAAAAGCATAAAATGACTGTTTCTACTGCCGAAAGTTGTACGGGCGGAACAATTGCGTCGGTTTTGTCAGCGGTGCCCGGAGCTTCAAATTACTTTAAAGGGAGTGTGGTTTCCTATGCAACGGAAGCGAAAATGGATGTTTTGGGTATTCCCGAAAGTTTGATAAAGGAGTTTTCTGTGGTGAGTGCTGAGGTGGTTTCGGCTATGGCCGTGAGTGTGAAAAATCTGATGAAAACAGATTTCGCAATTGCGACAACTGGAAATGCAGGGCCTACAAAAGGCGATGGAAATGCTGAAATTGGCACTGTTTTTATCGCTTTGGCGACGCCAAATGAAGTGATTGTTGAAGAATATAATTTCGGTCAACCCCGTGAAAAAGTGATAGATAGAGCGGTGATTAAAAGTTTAGAACTATTAAGGAAAGAATTTTTGAAAAATGTGTACTGA
- the rpmG gene encoding 50S ribosomal protein L33, translated as MAKKGNRIQVILECTEHKASGVAGTSRYITTKNKKNTPDRLEIKKFNPVLKRVTVHKEIK; from the coding sequence ATGGCAAAGAAAGGTAATAGAATCCAGGTAATTTTAGAATGTACTGAACACAAAGCATCAGGTGTTGCAGGAACTTCAAGATACATCACAACAAAGAACAAAAAAAATACTCCAGACAGATTAGAGATTAAAAAATTTAATCCAGTTTTGAAGAGAGTAACTGTTCATAAAGAAATTAAATAA
- a CDS encoding Hpt domain-containing protein, giving the protein MALNYNLSKVYALSDNDTEFVNEILTLFVTEVPEDLLQIKEGIKKKDHKHAYAYAHKIKPTLDLLGLNVAFEEILQLEAWTKEEGKKKDVKDTFKSIKNQVSDAVKEIKKDFDL; this is encoded by the coding sequence ATGGCTTTAAATTATAACCTTTCAAAAGTGTACGCACTTTCAGATAATGACACCGAATTTGTAAATGAAATTCTTACCCTGTTTGTGACAGAGGTTCCTGAGGATTTGTTGCAAATAAAAGAAGGAATTAAAAAGAAAGATCACAAGCATGCGTATGCTTATGCGCATAAAATTAAACCTACTCTTGATTTACTTGGTTTAAATGTGGCTTTTGAGGAAATTCTACAATTGGAAGCTTGGACCAAAGAAGAAGGTAAGAAAAAAGATGTTAAAGATACTTTTAAGAGCATCAAGAATCAGGTGAGTGATGCCGTTAAAGAAATAAAAAAAGATTTCGATTTGTAG
- a CDS encoding DUF4295 domain-containing protein, which translates to MAKKTVASLQTSSKRLSKAIKMVKSPKTGAYTFVESIMAPEAVDEFLKKN; encoded by the coding sequence ATGGCAAAGAAAACCGTAGCATCGTTACAAACATCTTCTAAGAGATTATCAAAAGCCATCAAAATGGTAAAATCTCCAAAAACAGGTGCATATACATTCGTAGAATCTATTATGGCTCCTGAAGCAGTTGATGAATTCTTGAAAAAGAACTAA
- a CDS encoding fumarylacetoacetate hydrolase family protein: MKIICIGRNYVNHIEELQNERPTEPVVFMKPDSAILLKQHPFVIPEFSEDIHHEVEIIVKISKVGKYIEPKFAHKYYDEISVGIDFTARDLQSKLKAKGLPWEKAKAFDGSAVIGDFLPKEQFSSLENLTFELTNNGKSVQIGDSAYMLWKIDELISYVSQYFTLKIGDIIFTGTPEGVAAVQPNDVLEGFLEGHKLFRIQVK, from the coding sequence ATGAAGATAATTTGTATCGGAAGAAATTATGTCAATCATATAGAGGAGTTGCAAAATGAGCGCCCTACGGAACCGGTGGTTTTTATGAAACCGGATTCGGCGATTTTATTAAAGCAGCATCCGTTTGTTATTCCGGAATTTTCGGAGGATATTCATCATGAGGTTGAAATTATTGTCAAAATAAGTAAGGTAGGTAAATACATCGAACCTAAATTTGCTCATAAGTATTATGACGAAATTAGTGTGGGAATAGATTTTACTGCTCGGGATTTACAATCAAAGTTGAAGGCCAAAGGATTGCCGTGGGAAAAAGCGAAGGCATTTGATGGATCAGCGGTTATTGGAGATTTTTTACCTAAAGAGCAATTTAGTTCGCTAGAAAATCTTACTTTTGAGTTGACTAATAATGGAAAGTCGGTGCAAATAGGTGATTCAGCCTATATGTTGTGGAAAATTGATGAGCTTATTTCTTATGTTTCTCAATATTTTACGTTAAAAATAGGTGATATTATTTTTACAGGAACTCCGGAAGGAGTGGCTGCAGTGCAACCGAATGATGTTTTAGAAGGATTTTTAGAAGGACATAAACTCTTTAGAATACAAGTAAAATAA
- a CDS encoding FecR family protein, with product MKQDSSKYHIAQLIYKSVANIITIEEKKQLDNWLIQTQNKALYKKITNKKNIEDKLAIYNQINTDEIYNRLEKQILKEQKKTTIPLFNRTWTRYAVAASILLMVTLTIFVNKEDSQKIPKQIIVENNIKAGTDKAILTLADGSEITLTKGQNYQNQGISSNGEQVVYGKNVKKDSEILYNYLTIPRGGQFSITLSDGTQVWLNSESKLKYPTNFTEGKTREIELVYGEAYFDVSPSTSHKGSKFKVFSGNQNIEVLGTEFNVKGYKDEDVIYTTLIEGKVAIETNKTKKILHPGQQATYSLTKQTTVINPVDLYNETSWKNGVFSFKDLSLKEIMKVLARWYDMEVIFVHPKLENLQFTGVLDKKQSINEILLIINQTNNINYDINNKTIIIR from the coding sequence ATGAAGCAAGATTCATCCAAATATCATATAGCTCAGTTAATATACAAGTCTGTTGCTAATATTATAACCATCGAAGAAAAAAAGCAACTTGACAACTGGCTGATACAAACCCAAAATAAAGCGTTATATAAAAAGATAACAAACAAAAAAAACATAGAAGATAAACTCGCCATTTACAATCAAATCAATACTGATGAAATATACAATAGACTTGAAAAACAAATATTAAAGGAACAAAAGAAAACTACAATACCCTTATTTAATCGTACTTGGACAAGATATGCCGTTGCAGCATCAATTTTATTAATGGTCACATTAACAATATTTGTCAACAAAGAGGATTCTCAAAAAATCCCAAAACAAATCATAGTAGAAAACAACATCAAAGCAGGGACCGACAAGGCAATATTAACACTGGCAGATGGTTCTGAAATAACTCTAACAAAAGGTCAAAACTACCAAAACCAAGGCATCAGCAGCAATGGAGAGCAAGTAGTTTATGGCAAAAACGTTAAAAAAGATTCCGAAATTTTATATAATTATCTCACTATTCCCCGAGGAGGACAATTCTCTATTACTTTATCGGATGGTACGCAAGTTTGGTTAAACTCTGAATCTAAACTTAAATATCCAACAAATTTCACAGAAGGAAAAACAAGAGAAATTGAACTGGTTTATGGAGAAGCTTATTTTGATGTTTCCCCAAGTACTAGTCACAAAGGGTCAAAATTCAAAGTCTTTTCAGGCAATCAAAACATTGAAGTTTTAGGCACTGAATTTAATGTAAAAGGATACAAAGATGAAGATGTTATCTACACAACATTAATCGAAGGAAAGGTTGCTATTGAAACAAATAAAACTAAAAAAATATTACATCCTGGTCAACAAGCTACATACAGCCTTACAAAGCAGACTACCGTAATAAACCCAGTAGACTTATATAATGAGACCTCATGGAAAAATGGTGTTTTTAGCTTTAAAGACTTATCACTCAAAGAAATAATGAAAGTACTCGCCAGATGGTATGACATGGAAGTGATTTTCGTTCACCCAAAGCTTGAAAACCTTCAATTCACCGGAGTTTTAGACAAAAAACAAAGCATTAATGAAATCCTATTAATAATTAATCAAACCAACAACATTAACTATGACATAAACAATAAAACCATAATTATTAGATAA
- a CDS encoding RNA polymerase sigma factor, whose product MKNVDSNINASIISLLKKGDTNSYKIIFDTYYKRLYLFSLKYVEDQYAAEEIAENVFFILWQKKNEIDKIGNLKSYLYAMARNASLDYLKKEKQSVPLDLDKHDSADLMDQYIIEEETHAILYQALASLPPKCRKVFELSCLEGVKYKDISEELQISINTVKSQRARAIELLKEHLKDYPLFQILLATL is encoded by the coding sequence TTGAAAAACGTCGATTCAAATATAAACGCATCTATTATCTCTCTTCTAAAAAAAGGAGACACTAATAGCTACAAAATTATTTTTGACACTTATTACAAACGTTTGTATTTATTTTCTTTAAAATACGTTGAAGACCAATATGCCGCAGAAGAAATTGCCGAAAACGTATTTTTTATTTTATGGCAAAAAAAAAATGAAATAGACAAAATAGGAAACCTGAAATCCTATTTATACGCGATGGCTCGCAATGCCTCATTAGACTATCTCAAAAAAGAAAAACAATCCGTTCCGTTAGATTTAGACAAGCATGACTCCGCTGATTTAATGGATCAATACATCATCGAAGAAGAAACACACGCTATTCTATACCAAGCACTAGCTTCATTGCCTCCAAAATGCAGAAAAGTTTTTGAATTATCCTGCCTGGAAGGGGTAAAATACAAAGATATCTCTGAAGAACTACAAATCAGCATTAATACTGTAAAATCACAAAGAGCCAGAGCAATTGAACTATTAAAGGAACATCTGAAAGACTACCCTTTATTTCAAATTCTTTTAGCTACATTATAA
- a CDS encoding dihydrolipoamide acetyltransferase family protein, translated as MARFELKLPKMGESVAEATITNWLKEVGDKIEADEAVLEIATDKVDSEVPSEVSGVLVEKLFGKDDLVQVGQTIAIIEIEGGEASTEVKETVASAVVAEVEKTVEAAKESVAVPVDFSDSDKFFSPLVKNIAKEEEVSIAELETIKGTGKDGRVTKNDILDYVKNRGNQPVSAVTTAIETPKSAPAAVAQKAAPVSLSGGDEIVEMDRMRKLIAGYMVASVQTSAHVQSFIEVDVTNIVKWREKHKNAFEKREGEKLTYTPIFMEAVAKALKDYPGMNISVDGDFIIKKKNINLGMAASLPNGNLIVPVIKNADQLNLVGMAKAVNDLGGRAKAGKLKPDDTQGGTYTVTNVGTFGSVFGTPILNQPQVGILALGAIRKMPAVIETPEGDFIGIRQKMFLSHSYDHRVVDGALGGSFVKRVAEYLEAFDVNRDL; from the coding sequence ATGGCAAGATTTGAATTAAAGCTTCCAAAAATGGGAGAAAGCGTCGCAGAAGCAACCATAACAAATTGGTTAAAAGAAGTGGGAGACAAAATTGAAGCTGATGAAGCAGTACTAGAAATTGCAACGGATAAAGTTGACAGCGAAGTGCCTAGTGAAGTTAGCGGTGTTTTGGTTGAGAAGTTGTTTGGTAAAGATGACTTAGTTCAAGTAGGGCAAACCATTGCAATTATTGAAATAGAAGGTGGTGAAGCAAGTACTGAGGTTAAAGAAACTGTAGCTTCAGCGGTAGTTGCTGAAGTAGAAAAAACAGTAGAAGCAGCCAAAGAAAGTGTTGCGGTACCAGTTGATTTTTCAGATTCAGATAAATTCTTTTCTCCATTAGTTAAGAATATTGCTAAAGAAGAGGAAGTTTCGATAGCGGAATTAGAAACAATCAAGGGTACAGGAAAAGACGGAAGAGTTACTAAAAATGATATACTGGATTACGTAAAAAATAGAGGAAATCAACCAGTGTCCGCTGTGACAACAGCGATTGAAACACCAAAATCAGCTCCTGCGGCTGTTGCTCAGAAAGCAGCTCCGGTTTCGCTAAGCGGTGGTGATGAGATTGTTGAAATGGACAGAATGCGTAAATTGATTGCGGGTTATATGGTGGCTTCGGTACAAACTTCGGCTCATGTGCAATCGTTTATCGAGGTAGATGTGACCAATATTGTAAAATGGAGGGAAAAACATAAAAACGCTTTCGAGAAAAGAGAAGGAGAGAAGTTGACTTATACTCCAATTTTCATGGAAGCGGTTGCAAAGGCGTTGAAAGATTATCCGGGAATGAATATTTCGGTTGATGGTGATTTCATCATCAAAAAGAAAAATATCAATTTAGGAATGGCTGCTTCCTTGCCAAACGGAAATTTAATTGTTCCGGTTATTAAAAATGCAGACCAACTTAACCTGGTTGGAATGGCAAAAGCGGTAAACGACTTAGGTGGTCGTGCAAAAGCAGGAAAATTAAAGCCGGACGATACTCAAGGAGGAACGTATACGGTTACGAATGTGGGGACTTTTGGAAGTGTTTTTGGAACTCCAATTTTGAATCAGCCACAGGTAGGTATTTTAGCTCTAGGAGCCATCCGTAAAATGCCGGCAGTTATTGAAACTCCAGAGGGTGATTTTATCGGTATTCGTCAAAAAATGTTTCTTTCACATAGTTACGATCATCGCGTTGTGGATGGTGCGCTAGGAGGGAGTTTTGTAAAACGCGTTGCAGAATACCTGGAAGCATTTGATGTAAATAGGGATTTGTAA
- the rpmB gene encoding 50S ribosomal protein L28: MSRVCDLTGKRAMVGNNVSHAMNKTKRKFSVNLVKKRFYLPEEDRWITLRVAASTIKTINKNGIAAVLKKAQSQGFIK, encoded by the coding sequence ATGTCAAGAGTTTGTGACCTTACAGGTAAAAGAGCGATGGTAGGAAATAACGTTTCTCACGCTATGAATAAAACTAAGAGAAAATTTTCTGTAAACTTAGTTAAAAAGCGTTTTTATCTTCCAGAAGAAGATAGATGGATTACTCTTAGAGTAGCAGCATCTACGATAAAAACAATTAACAAAAATGGAATTGCTGCAGTTTTGAAAAAAGCGCAGTCACAAGGATTTATTAAATAA
- a CDS encoding 3'-5' exonuclease: protein MELKLNKPICFFDLETTGIDIGKDRIVEISIFKVFPNGNKESKTWLVNPTIPIPAQTTAVHGITDEKVANEPTFKELASQVYNMIKDSDLAGFNSDRFDIPLLAEELLRAGVDFDMKNRVSVDVQTIFHKMEERTLSAALKFYCGKGLENAHSAEADTMATYEILKAQIERYPELENDVKSLSEFSTRKKIADFAGMIAFDKEDNEIFAFGKHKGVKVDTVLENEPGYFSWIQNADFPLYTKKVLTAIKLRKLNTK from the coding sequence ATGGAACTTAAATTAAATAAACCAATCTGCTTTTTTGACCTCGAAACTACGGGAATTGACATTGGAAAAGACAGAATTGTTGAAATATCAATATTTAAAGTTTTTCCTAACGGAAATAAAGAAAGCAAGACGTGGTTAGTAAATCCTACGATTCCAATTCCGGCACAAACAACCGCCGTTCATGGAATTACCGATGAAAAAGTAGCTAATGAACCTACTTTTAAAGAGTTGGCTTCACAGGTTTATAATATGATTAAGGATAGTGATTTGGCTGGTTTTAATTCAGATCGCTTTGATATCCCATTATTGGCAGAAGAATTGCTTCGTGCCGGCGTGGATTTCGATATGAAAAACAGGGTTTCGGTAGATGTTCAGACTATTTTTCATAAAATGGAAGAGCGTACTTTGTCTGCTGCGCTTAAATTTTACTGCGGTAAAGGATTAGAGAATGCTCATTCTGCTGAAGCGGATACTATGGCAACCTATGAAATATTAAAAGCACAAATTGAGCGTTATCCAGAATTGGAGAATGATGTTAAATCATTGTCGGAATTTTCGACGAGAAAAAAAATCGCCGATTTTGCAGGCATGATCGCTTTTGATAAAGAGGATAATGAAATTTTTGCTTTTGGGAAGCATAAAGGAGTAAAGGTGGATACGGTTTTAGAAAACGAACCGGGTTATTTTAGTTGGATACAAAATGCAGATTTCCCTTTGTATACCAAGAAAGTATTGACTGCAATCAAATTAAGAAAATTGAATACGAAATAA
- a CDS encoding SusC/RagA family TonB-linked outer membrane protein: protein MKIKPINALFCFRKGLIPIIMRAFLFLYCTAVFSFTSENAISQNAKIIIDNDKTISVDEVFEIIKEQTDYRFVYKSNLFKNSPTVQLKKGTIKASKLLQQSLSSGNFKLVFTDEKTILIKEKTVSTSNDYVQQAIAGKVTNEKGIPIPGVNISEKGSTNGVSSDFDGNYAITSSKGKTLVFSYIGMQTSEVVVGDNSKINVVLKMDSQSLEEIVLVGYGSQKRKDITGSVSKIDVQEINKSNSVSIDNALVGRAPGVHVITASGAPGASASIRIRGITSIFGNNEPLYVIDGLPIEIGQGQGNSFYSSNFSSSISPLASINPQDIESLDILKDASATAIYGSRGANGVVIINTKKGSYSSVPSISLSSNTSISKFTNEYSMLNSKQFHEVIETAYQNSGANLPADNLLYPYGKEVDTDWQKETDQSAINTNHYLNANGGSLNGSSLYSLSAGVTDQKGAIHNTNFKRNNLRTKLETKLSDRLRVGANFNYSESKNKGSNTTFYYQTIKYRPDIPIFDQDGTYGHDTGNVSANPYAKVRYPAFVDNKNLIVSLFGEYEISKRLLLKSTYSYNTSNNKSFRYTPSHDIFELKNNRKGSLTLTDSDFSSRVLDNTLTYSKNINKHNINTVAGISYTQNKSEFINTNATNFPDDEVMVTPGAASNVSLTSGGTISGLSSYFLRANYNFDNKYYFTFTGRSDKSTKFGPENRWGYFPSGAIAWRISKEDFLEDVNFINDLKIRSSYGKTGSANFSDFQYATFFTSGSFYNNNNGVISNTIPNPAIRWETTNQLDVAIDYSLWDRRINGTIGFFNKKTSDQILLRDVILETGGSSQYSNIGDFLNRGFEFQIGVDVISNEKFQWTSELNLTTIKSKVLKLNGGYYNNLIEGESISYFSGYKVAGIFQNQEQIDALNAASPSGVYQSTKTAPGDFMFVDTNKDGYIGGDDNTIIGNAEPDFFGGWNNIVRFGNFEVSAMFNFSVGNYLYNSNKKDLLIFNNYTSNYSTDIQNAWTPTNTDTNIPRLVSGDPNNNRRDSNFFIEDASFFKFKNLNVTYKFNPKLLQKLFIQRASISLSASNIFTITSYSGLDPEVNYSPASNFNQGYDSASYPAVKTFTLGLNLNL, encoded by the coding sequence ATGAAAATTAAACCAATTAATGCTCTTTTCTGTTTCAGAAAAGGACTGATCCCTATCATTATGAGAGCTTTTTTATTCTTATACTGCACCGCAGTCTTTAGTTTCACATCGGAAAATGCTATTTCCCAAAATGCTAAAATCATCATTGATAACGACAAAACAATTAGTGTAGACGAGGTCTTTGAAATCATCAAAGAACAAACAGACTACAGATTTGTCTATAAATCCAATCTTTTTAAAAACTCCCCAACGGTTCAATTAAAAAAAGGGACAATTAAAGCCAGTAAATTATTGCAGCAAAGTCTTTCAAGCGGTAACTTTAAGCTTGTATTTACTGATGAAAAAACCATTTTAATCAAGGAAAAGACTGTAAGTACTAGTAATGATTATGTACAACAAGCTATTGCCGGAAAAGTCACTAATGAAAAAGGAATACCAATACCTGGTGTAAATATATCCGAAAAAGGCAGTACTAATGGTGTTTCTTCAGATTTCGACGGTAATTACGCTATAACAAGTTCCAAAGGGAAGACGCTGGTTTTTAGCTATATCGGAATGCAAACATCCGAAGTAGTTGTTGGAGATAATTCAAAAATAAATGTCGTACTTAAAATGGATTCTCAATCCCTAGAAGAAATTGTACTTGTAGGATATGGTTCCCAAAAAAGAAAAGACATAACCGGATCGGTTTCAAAAATAGATGTTCAAGAAATTAACAAAAGCAATTCCGTAAGCATTGATAATGCCTTAGTAGGAAGAGCACCCGGTGTACATGTGATAACTGCTTCAGGAGCTCCAGGAGCTTCGGCTTCGATTAGAATTCGTGGTATTACATCCATATTTGGAAACAATGAGCCGCTTTACGTTATAGATGGTTTACCAATAGAAATTGGACAAGGACAAGGAAACTCATTTTATTCTTCCAATTTTTCTAGTTCCATATCTCCATTAGCCTCTATTAATCCTCAAGATATTGAGAGTCTAGATATCTTAAAAGATGCTTCGGCTACCGCTATTTACGGATCCAGAGGAGCTAACGGAGTCGTTATCATCAACACAAAAAAAGGAAGTTATTCTTCTGTTCCTAGCATTAGTTTAAGTTCTAATACCAGTATTTCAAAGTTCACTAATGAATACTCAATGCTTAATTCAAAGCAATTTCACGAAGTGATTGAAACTGCCTACCAAAACTCAGGAGCAAATCTTCCAGCTGACAATTTGCTATATCCCTATGGTAAAGAGGTCGACACTGACTGGCAAAAAGAAACAGATCAAAGCGCCATAAACACTAATCATTATTTGAATGCCAATGGAGGTTCTTTGAATGGTTCTTCTCTATATTCGCTTTCAGCAGGAGTGACAGATCAAAAAGGAGCTATTCATAACACTAATTTCAAAAGAAATAATTTACGTACAAAATTAGAGACAAAACTTTCTGACAGACTTCGCGTAGGTGCAAATTTTAATTATAGTGAATCCAAAAACAAAGGCAGTAACACCACTTTCTACTACCAAACCATTAAATATAGACCTGATATACCAATATTTGATCAAGACGGAACTTACGGTCATGATACAGGAAATGTTTCTGCAAACCCATATGCCAAAGTACGCTATCCTGCCTTTGTAGACAATAAAAATTTGATTGTATCCCTGTTTGGAGAATATGAAATCTCAAAAAGGTTGCTATTAAAATCAACTTACTCTTACAATACATCCAACAACAAAAGTTTCAGATACACTCCAAGTCATGATATTTTTGAGTTAAAAAATAACAGAAAAGGATCATTAACCTTAACCGATTCTGATTTCTCTTCAAGGGTTTTAGACAACACTTTAACCTATAGCAAGAACATCAACAAACACAACATAAATACTGTTGCCGGTATTTCTTACACCCAAAACAAAAGCGAATTCATCAACACCAATGCCACAAATTTCCCTGATGATGAAGTTATGGTTACACCAGGAGCCGCATCAAATGTAAGTTTAACCAGCGGTGGTACAATTAGTGGTTTATCATCCTATTTTTTAAGAGCAAACTACAACTTTGACAATAAATACTATTTCACATTTACTGGTAGATCTGACAAGTCGACTAAATTTGGTCCAGAAAACAGATGGGGCTATTTCCCTTCAGGTGCTATTGCTTGGCGAATTTCAAAAGAAGACTTTTTAGAAGATGTAAATTTCATAAACGACTTAAAAATAAGAAGTTCGTACGGAAAAACAGGTTCTGCAAACTTCTCTGATTTTCAGTACGCCACCTTTTTTACTTCAGGAAGTTTTTACAACAACAACAATGGAGTTATTTCCAATACTATTCCAAATCCAGCAATAAGATGGGAAACAACAAACCAATTAGATGTAGCAATAGACTACTCTTTATGGGATAGAAGAATCAATGGAACTATAGGTTTTTTCAACAAAAAGACTTCAGATCAAATCTTATTGAGAGATGTTATCCTAGAAACTGGTGGAAGCAGCCAATACTCAAACATAGGAGATTTCTTGAATAGAGGTTTTGAATTTCAGATTGGTGTTGATGTGATTTCAAATGAAAAATTCCAATGGACATCAGAATTGAATTTAACAACAATCAAAAGTAAAGTATTGAAATTAAACGGAGGATACTACAATAATCTTATAGAAGGAGAATCCATCAGTTATTTTTCAGGATATAAAGTGGCCGGTATTTTTCAAAATCAAGAACAAATAGATGCTTTAAATGCAGCTTCGCCAAGTGGAGTATACCAATCTACTAAAACTGCTCCCGGAGACTTTATGTTTGTTGACACTAATAAAGATGGTTACATCGGTGGAGATGACAATACTATTATAGGAAATGCAGAACCTGATTTCTTTGGAGGATGGAATAATATTGTTCGTTTTGGAAATTTCGAAGTATCGGCCATGTTTAACTTTAGTGTTGGTAACTACTTATACAATAGCAACAAGAAAGATTTGTTGATTTTCAATAATTACACCAGCAATTACTCTACTGACATTCAAAATGCCTGGACACCAACCAATACTGACACCAATATCCCAAGACTTGTTTCCGGTGATCCTAACAACAATAGAAGAGATTCCAATTTCTTTATAGAAGACGCATCATTCTTTAAATTTAAAAATTTAAATGTTACTTATAAATTTAATCCAAAATTATTGCAAAAACTTTTTATCCAACGTGCGAGTATCTCGTTATCAGCAAGCAATATTTTTACCATTACATCTTATAGTGGACTAGATCCAGAGGTAAATTATAGTCCAGCAAGCAACTTTAATCAAGGATACGATAGCGCAAGCTATCCAGCTGTAAAAACATTTACTTTAGGATTAAACTTAAACTTATAA